In one Armatimonadota bacterium genomic region, the following are encoded:
- the ruvA gene encoding Holliday junction branch migration protein RuvA — protein sequence MIAFLRGRVLRRAEDRVVVEAGGVGYEVHLPAVVARGLQAAGEGEEVALFISYHVTPNQPRPLLVGFRREVEQEFFERFITVDGVGPARAVRAITHPVAAIAEAIERKDVAFLRRLPGIGQRTAEKIVAALHGKMGKYALLQEAAPAEAAPPAEDFRAEVVEVLTRQLGHRPAEARRMVEEALRRNPAIADAEALFQEVYRVRQAAEAPA from the coding sequence ATGATCGCCTTCCTGCGCGGCCGGGTCCTGCGGCGCGCTGAGGACCGGGTCGTCGTCGAGGCGGGCGGTGTGGGGTACGAGGTCCACCTGCCGGCGGTGGTGGCGCGCGGGCTGCAGGCGGCCGGGGAGGGGGAAGAGGTGGCCCTCTTCATCTCGTACCACGTCACGCCCAACCAGCCGCGGCCGCTGCTGGTGGGGTTCCGCCGCGAGGTGGAGCAGGAGTTCTTCGAGCGCTTCATCACCGTGGACGGCGTGGGGCCGGCCAGGGCGGTCCGGGCCATCACCCACCCCGTGGCGGCCATCGCCGAGGCCATCGAGCGCAAGGACGTGGCCTTCCTGCGCCGCCTGCCGGGGATCGGGCAGCGCACGGCGGAGAAGATCGTCGCCGCCCTGCACGGCAAGATGGGGAAGTACGCCCTCCTGCAGGAGGCGGCCCCGGCAGAGGCGGCACCGCCCGCCGAGGACTTCCGGGCCGAGGTGGTGGAGGTCCTCACGCGCCAGCTGGGGCACCGGCCCGCCGAGGCGCGGCGGATGGTCGAGGAGGCGCTGCGGCGCAACCCGGCCATCGCCGACGCCGAGGCCCTCTTCCAGGAGGTCTACCGGGTGCGGCAGGCGGCGGAGGCCCCGGCGTGA
- a CDS encoding crossover junction endodeoxyribonuclease RuvC has protein sequence MTVVLGIDPGLRATGYSIIQGDPSGVRLASGGVVRAASSDLGGTLRALHHALRRLLADCRPDLVALEDLFAHPAFPRAALAVAHARGVVWLAAEEAGVGVLSLAPAEVKRVLTGSGRAAKGQMARAVSRLLACTVDDAHVADAAALALTALSRRGVPLQPSSRSHSAAPSRSVARVAARTVAAPVPRGGG, from the coding sequence ATGACCGTCGTACTCGGCATCGATCCCGGTCTTCGCGCCACCGGCTACAGCATCATCCAGGGCGATCCCTCGGGCGTGCGGCTGGCCTCGGGGGGCGTCGTCCGAGCCGCCTCGTCCGACCTCGGCGGCACGCTCCGCGCCCTGCACCACGCGCTCCGCCGACTGCTGGCCGATTGCCGGCCCGACCTCGTGGCCCTGGAGGACCTCTTCGCCCACCCGGCCTTTCCCCGCGCCGCGCTGGCGGTGGCCCACGCCCGCGGGGTGGTGTGGCTGGCCGCGGAGGAGGCAGGGGTCGGCGTCCTCTCCCTGGCCCCGGCCGAGGTCAAGCGCGTGCTGACCGGCTCGGGCCGGGCCGCCAAGGGACAGATGGCGCGAGCGGTGAGCCGGCTGCTGGCCTGCACGGTGGACGACGCCCACGTGGCGGACGCGGCGGCGCTGGCCCTCACCGCCCTCTCCCGCCGCGGCGTGCCGTTGCAGCCTTCGTCGCGATCGCATTCGGCGGCGCCGTCGAGGTCGGTCGCGCGGGTCGCCGCCAGGACGGTTGCCGCCCCTGTGCCCCGAGGTGGCGGATGA
- a CDS encoding YebC/PmpR family DNA-binding transcriptional regulator, with the protein MSGHSKWHNIRIKKQKMDQVRGRLFSRLSREITVAAKEGGGNPEANLRLRAAIERARDAGMPNENIQRAIQRGTGEGGGAALEVVVYEGYGPGGVAVLVEALTDNRNRTASEIRAIFRDHGGRMSEVGSVAWMFDRKGSIVVDRTAADEDAVITAALEGGAEDVRTTEDSYEIVTAPEDLYRVKQALEARAIPVTTAEISMVPKSLVHLEGREAQQVLRLLEALEEHDDVQRAYANFDIPEEILQQVG; encoded by the coding sequence ATGTCCGGCCACTCCAAGTGGCACAACATCCGCATCAAGAAGCAGAAGATGGACCAGGTCCGCGGCCGCCTCTTCAGCCGCCTGTCGCGGGAGATCACCGTGGCGGCCAAGGAGGGCGGCGGCAACCCCGAGGCCAACCTGCGGCTGCGCGCCGCCATCGAGCGGGCCCGTGACGCCGGCATGCCCAACGAGAACATCCAGCGGGCCATCCAGCGCGGCACGGGGGAGGGCGGGGGCGCGGCGCTGGAGGTGGTGGTGTACGAGGGGTACGGGCCGGGCGGCGTGGCCGTGCTGGTGGAGGCGCTCACCGACAACCGCAACCGCACCGCCAGCGAGATCCGCGCCATCTTCCGCGACCATGGGGGGCGGATGAGCGAGGTGGGCTCGGTGGCGTGGATGTTCGACCGGAAGGGGTCGATCGTCGTCGACCGGACGGCGGCCGACGAGGACGCGGTGATCACCGCAGCGCTGGAGGGCGGGGCGGAGGACGTCCGGACCACCGAGGACAGCTACGAGATCGTCACGGCCCCGGAGGACCTCTACCGGGTGAAGCAGGCCCTCGAGGCCCGCGCCATCCCGGTGACGACGGCGGAGATCAGCATGGTCCCGAAGAGCCTGGTCCACCTGGAGGGCCGGGAGGCCCAGCAGGTGCTGCGCCTGCTGGAGGCCCTGGAAGAGCACGACGACGTGCAGCGCGCCTACGCCAACTTCGACATCCCGGAGGAGATCCTGCAGCAGGTCGGCTAG